One Aquila chrysaetos chrysaetos chromosome 22, bAquChr1.4, whole genome shotgun sequence genomic window carries:
- the VDAC1 gene encoding voltage-dependent anion-selective channel protein 1: MAVPPAYADLGKSARDVFTKGYGFGLIKLDLKTKSENGLEFTSSGSANSETSKVSGSLETKYKWVEYGLMFTEKWNTDNTLGTEITLEDQLARGLKLTFDSSFSPNTGKKSAKVKTGYKREHINIGCDMDFDIAGPSIRGALVVGYEGWLAGYQMTFETTKSRVTQSNFAVGYKTDEFQLHTNVNDGTEFGGSIYQKVNDKLETAVNLAWTAGNSNTRFGIAAKYQIDPDASFSAKVNNSSLIGLGYTQTLKPGIKLTLSALLDGKNVNAGGHKLGLGLEFEA, from the exons atggCTGTTCCACCTGCTTATGCTGATCTGGGTAAATCCGCCAGAGATGTTTTCACCAAGGGATATG GTTTTGGCTTAATAAAACttgatttgaaaacaaaatctgaaaatggaCTG gaatTTACAAGCTCAGGTTCAGCAAACTCAGAAACAAGCAAAGTTAGTGGtagtttggaaacaaaatacaaatgggtGGAATATGGATTGATGTTCACGGAAAAGTGGAACACCGACAACACACTAGGCACTGAGATTACTCTTGAAGATCAG cttGCACGTGGCCTGAAGCTGACCTTTGACTCCTCCTTCTCTCCTAACACTGG gaAGAAGAGCGCTAAAGTTAAGACAGGGTACAAAAGGGAACACATCAACATTGGCTGCGACATGGATTTTGATATTGCTGGTCCTTCAATACGTGGAGCCCTGGTGGTTGGCTACGAGGGGTGGCTGGCAGGTTACCAAATGACTTTTGAGACAACGAAGTCTAGAGTAACCCAGAGCAACTTTGCTGTTGGCTACAAGACTGATGAATTCCAGCTTCATACTAATGT GAATGATGGAACGGAATTTGGCGGCTCCATTTACCAGAAGGTGAATGATAAACTGGAAACTGCTGTGAATCTTGCTTGGACAGCCGGTAATAGCAACACTCGCTTTGGAATAGCAGCCAAGTATCAGATTGACCCAGATGCCTCTTTTTCT gcTAAAGTGAACAACTCCAGTCTGATCGGATTAGGATACACTCAGACTTTAAAGCCAG GTATCAAACTGACATTGTCAGCTTTGTTGGATGGCAAGAATGTCAATGCAGGTGGTCACAAACTTGGTCTAGGATTGGAATTTGAAGCATAA